The Psychrobacter sp. LV10R520-6 genome includes a region encoding these proteins:
- the mnmE gene encoding tRNA uridine-5-carboxymethylaminomethyl(34) synthesis GTPase MnmE has protein sequence MATSSPPADISELSSSSGPATIAAIATPLGRGGVGIIRLSGAKAYAIACQLTGKSAFTPRLASFCRFYQADGTVIDEGLVLYFKAPHSFTGEDVIELQGHGGTILQSQLLARVFELGARQAGAGEFSYRAFDNDKLDLVQAEAIADAIDATSAAAASSAIRSLSGEFSQKINQLLEQLIHLRLHVEAAIDFPDEEDVDFLSDGVIQNKLEQTQAQIDQVLATAKQGQLLRDGIHVVLAGRPNAGKSSLLNRLAGQERAIVTEVAGTTRDTLQETVVLNGLTLHLTDTAGLRDTEDTVERIGIERAHTAIKQADILIMVYDVTRDIEDNGTPLQLAEQLFGELPEAKRLLIIANKSDLLSDNLNSNIANNITATSQTQMKNQRYEQVPVSCETGAGIENLIEALCAKVGFHPPENSLIARTRHLDALRRTADYLAEAHEQLTVFSAGELVAESLRQAQISLGEITGEFSADDLLGKIFGSFCIGK, from the coding sequence ATCGCAACGTCGTCACCGCCAGCTGATATATCTGAACTATCTAGTTCCTCTGGACCAGCCACGATTGCCGCTATTGCAACGCCGCTGGGCCGTGGTGGGGTAGGTATTATTCGTCTGTCAGGGGCAAAGGCATATGCTATTGCTTGTCAGCTAACGGGTAAGTCGGCTTTCACGCCTCGATTGGCCAGCTTCTGCCGTTTTTATCAGGCGGATGGTACGGTCATTGATGAAGGTTTGGTACTGTATTTTAAAGCGCCGCATTCATTCACTGGTGAGGATGTGATTGAGTTGCAGGGTCATGGCGGTACGATATTACAGAGTCAGTTGCTAGCGCGAGTCTTTGAGTTAGGCGCGCGGCAAGCTGGTGCTGGAGAGTTCTCTTATCGCGCTTTTGATAATGATAAATTAGACTTGGTACAAGCAGAAGCTATTGCTGATGCTATTGATGCGACCAGCGCCGCCGCTGCCAGTAGCGCCATACGCTCATTAAGCGGTGAGTTTTCGCAAAAGATTAATCAGTTACTAGAGCAGCTAATCCATCTGCGTTTGCATGTTGAGGCGGCGATTGACTTCCCCGATGAAGAGGACGTGGACTTTTTATCAGATGGGGTGATTCAGAATAAGCTTGAGCAGACCCAAGCACAAATTGATCAAGTATTAGCAACTGCCAAACAAGGTCAGCTATTACGCGACGGCATTCACGTGGTATTAGCAGGGAGACCTAATGCGGGTAAATCTAGTTTGCTCAACCGTCTAGCAGGTCAAGAGCGAGCTATCGTCACCGAAGTGGCAGGTACTACCCGAGATACATTGCAAGAAACGGTAGTATTGAATGGTTTAACGCTACATTTAACGGATACTGCAGGCTTGCGTGATACGGAAGACACCGTAGAGCGTATCGGTATCGAGCGTGCCCACACTGCTATTAAACAGGCCGATATATTAATAATGGTCTATGATGTTACTCGTGATATCGAGGACAATGGCACACCCCTACAGCTAGCAGAACAGCTATTTGGCGAGTTGCCAGAGGCTAAGCGTTTATTGATTATTGCCAATAAAAGCGACTTATTGAGCGACAACTTGAATAGTAATATAGCCAACAATATCACTGCTACCTCTCAAACTCAGATGAAAAATCAGAGATATGAGCAAGTGCCTGTTTCATGTGAAACAGGTGCTGGTATCGAAAATTTAATTGAGGCTTTATGTGCTAAGGTAGGATTTCACCCCCCTGAGAATAGCTTGATTGCACGTACACGCCACTTAGATGCATTAAGGCGAACCGCTGATTATCTAGCAGAGGCACATGAGCAATTAACAGTGTTTAGCGCAGGGGAGTTAGTGGCTGAAAGCTTACGCCAAGCGCAAATTAGCTTAGGTGAGATTACCGGTGAATTTAGCGCAGATGACTTATTAGGCAAGATTTTTGGTAGTTTTTGTATTGGTAAATAA